The proteins below come from a single Candidatus Omnitrophota bacterium genomic window:
- a CDS encoding retropepsin-like aspartic protease, whose protein sequence is GDFGIYLDKTAEDLKKRGITDDESLYLETVRISLADLQKGLNRDAVTVSKSNQGMTVKAVLNGEVTCLLAVDTGAAVMVITRSIADRLEINPNDSLEDVQFTLADGSIIKSKVVKIKSVRVGNSTVHDVAAAVTDKPPGAGVDGLLGMSFLNNFNIKMDVANGKLILETIK, encoded by the coding sequence AGGGGATTTCGGCATATACCTGGATAAGACGGCCGAAGACCTCAAGAAGCGCGGGATCACAGACGACGAATCCCTATACCTCGAGACCGTAAGGATATCTCTCGCGGACCTGCAAAAAGGCCTGAATAGGGACGCGGTCACCGTCTCAAAAAGCAACCAGGGCATGACGGTAAAGGCCGTGCTTAACGGCGAGGTCACCTGCCTGCTGGCCGTCGATACAGGCGCTGCGGTAATGGTAATAACGAGATCGATCGCCGACAGGCTCGAGATAAATCCCAACGATTCGCTGGAAGACGTGCAATTCACGCTGGCCGACGGCAGTATCATCAAAAGCAAGGTCGTCAAGATAAAGAGCGTCCGGGTCGGGAATTCCACGGTCCATGACGTCGCGGCGGCCGTAACTGACAAACCGCCGGGAGCGGGAGTGGACGGGCTCCTGGGCATGTCTTTCCTGAACAACTTTAATATCAAGATGGATGTAGCGAACGGGAAGCTGATACTGGAAACGATAAAATAG
- a CDS encoding AtpZ/AtpI family protein, translating into MQIEDRKKADFYKWTKIWGLLSFVPVVLAAGPLAGYFLGDYLEKKIGYAPYLSLIGMALGFFTSIREIIKILKLVQKTDPKPNKPENRHD; encoded by the coding sequence ATGCAGATCGAAGACAGGAAAAAGGCGGATTTCTACAAATGGACCAAGATCTGGGGGCTTCTCTCCTTTGTGCCCGTCGTCCTGGCCGCAGGACCGCTTGCGGGATACTTTCTGGGCGATTACCTGGAGAAGAAGATCGGGTACGCGCCTTACCTGTCCCTTATCGGCATGGCGCTCGGTTTCTTCACGAGCATAAGGGAGATAATAAAGATATTAAAGCTGGTCCAGAAGACGGACCCGAAACCAAATAAGCCGGAAAATCGTCATGACTGA
- the atpB gene encoding F0F1 ATP synthase subunit A — protein sequence MTETHAAQPELQNFVGLLAERLEGTPFAHFLLIWENVIFSLIIVAVISLLAYFASRKSSMVPGRLQLFMEMIVGGLDDFVCGILGPDGKRFTPFIGTLFIYILFMNLLGLIPFFKSSTANLSTTVALALCVFLYVQYTAIKENGLLGYIDHLMGNPRGIIAFTVFIPVLLFFIHIISELVKPVSLALRLRSNIWAEDMLLAVSAQFGIGGVPLFLFNMILVILSGIMQAVVFSLLTTVYFALVMPHHEE from the coding sequence ATGACTGAAACGCACGCCGCACAACCCGAACTGCAGAATTTCGTGGGGCTTCTCGCCGAGAGGCTCGAGGGGACTCCTTTCGCGCATTTCCTTCTTATCTGGGAGAACGTTATATTCTCACTGATAATAGTCGCGGTCATTTCCCTTCTCGCCTATTTCGCCTCGAGGAAGAGTTCTATGGTCCCGGGCAGGCTGCAGCTGTTCATGGAGATGATCGTGGGCGGACTCGACGATTTCGTCTGCGGGATACTCGGCCCGGACGGGAAAAGGTTCACCCCTTTTATCGGGACGCTCTTCATATATATCCTTTTCATGAACCTCTTAGGGCTTATCCCGTTCTTCAAGTCGTCTACAGCGAACCTTTCGACGACCGTAGCGCTCGCGCTCTGCGTCTTCCTCTACGTCCAATATACCGCGATCAAGGAGAACGGCCTGCTCGGGTATATAGACCACCTGATGGGTAACCCGCGCGGGATAATAGCCTTTACCGTATTTATCCCTGTCCTCCTCTTTTTCATACACATAATCTCCGAACTTGTAAAACCGGTAAGTCTGGCCTTACGTCTCCGCAGCAACATCTGGGCCGAGGATATGCTGTTGGCCGTGTCGGCGCAATTCGGTATCGGCGGAGTGCCGTTATTTCTCTTCAACATGATTTTGGTCATATTGAGCGGGATCATGCAGGCGGTAGTCTTCAGCCTGCTGACCACCGTATATTTCGCGTTAGTAATGCCGCACCACGAAGAATAG
- a CDS encoding ATP synthase F0 subunit C, with protein sequence MDYKAMLSISVPIGLAIAAFGSAIALGKAVAAAMEATARQPEASMKILINMIAGCALIEALTIYALVLSFSLLGKI encoded by the coding sequence ATGGACTACAAGGCAATGCTTTCGATCTCCGTCCCGATAGGGCTGGCGATCGCGGCGTTCGGTTCCGCCATCGCTCTCGGAAAGGCCGTAGCTGCGGCAATGGAGGCGACGGCGAGGCAGCCCGAGGCGTCGATGAAGATACTCATCAACATGATCGCCGGTTGCGCGCTTATCGAAGCCCTGACGATCTACGCTTTGGTGCTCTCTTTCTCTCTTCTCGGAAAGATCTAG